A window from Triticum aestivum cultivar Chinese Spring chromosome 6D, IWGSC CS RefSeq v2.1, whole genome shotgun sequence encodes these proteins:
- the LOC123140975 gene encoding uncharacterized protein produces the protein MEFRSRCRLGFLDPDRISTLPDDLLLLILAKLPCIGVAARTSILSRRWRGLWASLRQIIFREVVFDSIEPALGQISCPPAISLLEIHAPEQDMASTAQVNSLLSAAAELEPKEFVASFPSSFGLLGRSIIIDLPCFRHTTYIMLDHVYIRSVAVSVEFPVLKTLSLLHCNGNLEALLSCCPRLCTLLLSGILFDTCDLRVNSPSLQELVVNPFSTEHVNIVAPMLKKMEILLTVMLEVNISVLAPIMENVWWYCCYTEESIVFGPWYLELLGLQVADRQGQLPLLHIRASVDSSLFPYEPNFAQEIEKHMVVDFSLLELDLKTDGHVLGALVFYLLQIDQISSSLRKLKIILLRSVVKEECPTDCPCECTNWRSQAISLTALEEVEINGFEGVDHEFDLLKKLLVFAPKLKKIIVRLTQEVSSSNTRRTKIYNVFETYGSAECFVYLSSGLIDDIQNQPST, from the exons ATGGAGTTCAGATCTAGGTGTCGCCTGGGTTTCCTAGATCCAGATCGCATCAGCACCCTTCCTGATGATCTactcctcctcatccttgccaAGCTCCCCTGCATCGGAGTTGCGGCGCGCACAAGCATCCTCTCACGGCGGTGGCGCGGCCTCTGGGCCAGTCTCCGCCAAATCATCTTTCGCGAGGTCGTGTTCGACTCGATCGAACCAGCACTCGGCCAGATCTCTTGTCCTCCTGCTATTTCCCTGTTGGAAATCCACGCCCCCGAGCAGGACATGGCGAGCACTGCACAAGTCAACTCGTTGTTGTCCGCCGCCGCGGAACTTGAGCCGAAGGAGTTTGTCGCTTCCTTCCCCTCAAGCTTTGGCCTATTAGGAAGGTCCATCATCATTGATTTGCCTTGCTTCCGCCACACCACCTACATCATGCTGGACCATGTATACATTCGCTCCGTCGCAGTCAGCGTCGAGTTTCCTGTGCTCAAGACGTTGTCCCTACTGCACTGCAATGGCAACCTCGAGGCTTTGCTCTCATGCTGTCCGCGCTTGTGCACCCTCCTGCTCAGCGGCATTTTATTTGATACGTGTGATCTAAGGGTGAATTCGCCGTCGCTGCAGGAGCTTGTTGTGAACCCATTCTCGACAGAACATGTCAACATTGTTGCCCCCATGCTTAAGAAAATGGAGATTCTCCTTACCGTGATGTTGGAGGTCAACATTTCAGTATTGGCACCAATTATGGAGAATGTCTGGTGGTACTGCTGCTACACTGAGGAGTCTATTGTGTTTGGTCCTTGGTATCTCGAGTTGTTGGGGTTGCAGGTGGCAGATAGACAAGGACAACTCCCTTTGTTGCATATTCGTGCAAGTGTA GACTCGTCACTTTTCCCCTACGAGCCCAACTTTGCACAGGAGATAGAGAAGCATATGGTTGTTGACTTCTCTCTTTTGGAGTTAGATCTCAAAACAGATGGACATGTTTTGGGAGCCCTCGTGTTTTATCTCCTTCAGATTGATCAAATTTCTAGTTCACTGCGGAAGCTTAAAATCATCCTATTAAGATCAGTG GTAAAAGAAGAATGCCCAACGGATTGTCCCTGTGAGTGCACAAACTGGAGGTCCCAAGCTATCTCCTTGACTGCTCTTGAAGAAGTGGAAATCAATGGATTTGAAGGAGTGGATCATGAGTTTGATTTACTGAAAAAACTACTTGTATTCGCACCAAagcttaaaaaaattattgtgaggcTCACACAGGAGGTCTCATCAAGTAACACTAGACGCACTAAAATATACAACGTCTTCGAGACCTATGGTTCAGCAGAATGCTTTGTCTATCTTAGCTCTG GTTTAATAGACGACATCCAAAATCAACCATCGACATGA